Part of the Chloroflexota bacterium genome is shown below.
GGTGATGTGGTCAGCGGCGCCGCCACCGTCATCTCCGCCATAGGCCAGGCCAAAAAGGCCGCCCAGGCCATCTCCACCTTCCTCCAGAACGGGGCTTGAAATGCGGCAAGGTCACCGAGTTTGAAAGCCCCCACATCCCCGCCCTCAAGAGAGAGGTCGCCCGCGCCTTCCACTACAAGGTGAAAGGAGCCGAAATCCACCTCTCCGGCTACTGCCCCCCTGTGTTCTCTCACAACTTATGGTACAGGTGCGTACAATGAGGGATGCGCAGAAGAGAGATTCGGGAGATAATAGAGACCTGGAAGGCATGTGGTGAGAGCTACTCGGAGGCAGCCCGCCGCTTGGGCATTGACCGACGGACCGTCAGGCGCTGGGTATATCGTGGCCGCCAGCCGTGGGGCTACGTACGGTGGCAGGGGCTGGAACGCGGCTCTACGGCACCCAAGAGGCCCCAGAGGGCTCTTGCGAGGGAGCAGGAGCAGCAGATCGTCGCGTGGCGCAGGCAAGGAGGCTTCTGCCGCGAGAAGCTGGCTGCTCTGGCTCGGGAGCAGGGCATGGATGTCTCGGCATCCTCCATCCACCGCCTCATGGCACGCCATCACCTGCTGCGGCCAGCGCACAGGCATCGGCGACCCCGCTTTCAGAACGGGAAGGCCATGAGACCCAGTAACACTCCGGCTCTGGGCTACCTGCAGATGGATGTCAAGTGTGTAACGCCGGAGCTCTCAGGGCTCCCTTACACCTGCTACGAATACGCTGCCATAGACATCCTCTCCAGGTATAAGGTGGCCCTGCTGCTCCCGGTCCTGGACGAGGCTGGCGCCATCATCACCCTGCGCCACGTGGTCCAGACCTGCCTCTTCCCCGTCACCTACGTCCAGACGGATAACGGCTTGGAGTTCCAGCGGCGCTTCCACCAGCTGTGTGAAGAGCTGCGAATTGACCACTACTACATTCACAAGAACTCCCCCAGGGAGAACGCCGTAATTGAACGCAGTTTCCGCACCGATGAGGATGAGTTCTTCCTGCTCCTCCAGGAGGAGCCAGAGGATATCAATGAACTGAACCGGTGGTTCCAGC
Proteins encoded:
- a CDS encoding DDE-type integrase/transposase/recombinase, with the protein product MRRREIREIIETWKACGESYSEAARRLGIDRRTVRRWVYRGRQPWGYVRWQGLERGSTAPKRPQRALAREQEQQIVAWRRQGGFCREKLAALAREQGMDVSASSIHRLMARHHLLRPAHRHRRPRFQNGKAMRPSNTPALGYLQMDVKCVTPELSGLPYTCYEYAAIDILSRYKVALLLPVLDEAGAIITLRHVVQTCLFPVTYVQTDNGLEFQRRFHQLCEELRIDHYYIHKNSPRENAVIERSFRTDEDEFFLLLQEEPEDINELNRWFQHYLHVYNTERPHMGLNMQRPKEAIALYQKS